TTCTGAGACTCTTTCGGTCCCTTGTTAATGATATACGTCACGATGGCGTGACATAAAGGCCAAATGTTGTGTGTTGACCGCCTGATCATTGTGCGATGCACCTATCCATTGTGCAGCCGCTCAATCCCCACAAAATTCAGCCCCATTATTGCATACGACGCCTCCCATCAAGCTTTGGTTCGAGGGTTGGATAAAAGTCTAATGAAAACGAGCTGGTGTCGGACTGGTTCCCGGGAACTTGCCGGCCGTCAGGTGCAAAAATACCGGCAACGTTTCCGAAGGCTTAGACCGTGGTGTAGATAACGAGCTTCAAGGCCGGGTCGTCATTGGCCTGGAAGCTCGCATACTCCAGTTTGAGACGGCCCTTCTTGGGATGGATCAAGGATTTCCGTCCTGCCGCGACGCCGCTGACGTCATGGGCCTCCCACCATCCTGCGAATTCCGGACAGCCTTCGCGCAGACGCGCCAACAGGTCGCGGAAGGCGGGGTCGCCGGCCCACAGGTCATGTGTCGCACGAAACTGGGCGACGATGCGTCGGGCCTCCTCCGCCCATGACGCGCCGAACAGCCGCCGCGTCGCGGGGTTGGTCAGCACCGACAGCAGGCTGTTGCGATCGGCCTCCGCCAGCCGGCTGAACGCAAAGATTTCTTCCGCAGCCGCATTCCAGGCGAGAATGTCCCAACGCCGTCCGGTGACATAGGCCGGCAAATTGAGCTGTTCGACCGTGCGCCGGATCGCCGGCGGGACGGTCTCGCGGACGAAAGGGCGCCGGTCGGCATTTTGCGTCAGCTCCGTCAGATGCCGGTGTTCGGCTTTGGTCAACCGCAACGC
This portion of the Bradyrhizobium sp. AZCC 2262 genome encodes:
- a CDS encoding helix-turn-helix transcriptional regulator, which translates into the protein MAAPGTNSRQSELGDFLRSRRQKLTPKVVGLSAGRRRRTPGLRREEVAELAGIGVDWYIRLEQGRSVSPSTATIDALARALRLTKAEHRHLTELTQNADRRPFVRETVPPAIRRTVEQLNLPAYVTGRRWDILAWNAAAEEIFAFSRLAEADRNSLLSVLTNPATRRLFGASWAEEARRIVAQFRATHDLWAGDPAFRDLLARLREGCPEFAGWWEAHDVSGVAAGRKSLIHPKKGRLKLEYASFQANDDPALKLVIYTTV